The sequence AAGGTCGCAGATTATAATGCTTTGGTTTTGCCAGGAGGAGTTATAAACCCTGATAAATTGAGACGTAATAAACATGCTTTAAAGTTTGTTCAAGATTTTTTCGAACAAAAGAAACCAGTTGCGGCTATTTGCCACGGACCACAAACCCTTATTTCTGCTGGTGTTGTTAAAGGAAGAAAAATGACTTCGTTTAGTTCTATCAAAGATGATTTGATTAATGCTGGAGCAAACTGGGTAGATGAAGAGGTTGTTGTGGACGAAGGTTTTGTAACCAGTAGAAACCCCAACGATTTGCCTGCTTTCAATTCAAAATTGATTGAGGAAATTAAAGAAGGTAAGCACGATCTTCAACACGCGTAAAAGCAATCAGAAATTTTGATAATAAAAAAGAGGCCATAGGCCTCTTTTTTATTTGAAAGGAATTTTTATTCCTCTTCGTCCATTTTCTTTTTTTCTGGAATTTCGCTGATTGGCTCATTAAAGTCTGCTTCCT comes from Aequorivita sublithincola DSM 14238 and encodes:
- a CDS encoding type 1 glutamine amidotransferase domain-containing protein, giving the protein MNKRIAILATDGFEESELKSPKEAMEKEGFTVDIISEKEGKIKAWADGNWGKEYSVTNTIENAKVADYNALVLPGGVINPDKLRRNKHALKFVQDFFEQKKPVAAICHGPQTLISAGVVKGRKMTSFSSIKDDLINAGANWVDEEVVVDEGFVTSRNPNDLPAFNSKLIEEIKEGKHDLQHA